In Vidua chalybeata isolate OUT-0048 chromosome 4, bVidCha1 merged haplotype, whole genome shotgun sequence, the genomic window AGCTCCCGGTACCTGCGGGCGGGTCCCGGACGGCAGCAGCGGCTGGCTCCATGGGCGAGGGCTAAAACGTGCAGCGGCTTGAATAAAGGGGTGACGGAAAGGTGTCCCCGTGTCGCCAATGTCCTTGCGGGCGCGGGGGCCGCTGCCGGCGGGGGCTGCGCTGCCGCGCCGCGGCCGCCAGACGGCGACACTGCGCCGGTGCGGGGCCCGCCTGCCATACCCGCGCCGGCCACGCGAGGGCGCCACAACCGCGGCGCCTCCGtgccggtcccggtgccggtgccggtgccggtcccggtgccggtgccggtcccAGCGGCTCTGCCGGGCTCGCGGTCCCGTTCCGGGCggcctgggggctgtgctggagctgcttccaTTGCCGCCGCGTCTTCCCGCAGGGACTGAGCCGAGCTCAGTGTCCCCGGGCGCCCTCCCGGTTCCCGACAGCAGGCGGGAGAGGGGAGGGACCGGGTGAGGGAAAGCGGGCAAAACTGGTGGAAAATAGGCGAGAACCGGGGCAGAACTGGGCGAACCGGGGCCGTTGGCTGCCGTCGCCGCCGTGCTGCCTGGAGCTGCGCTGCGGACCCTGCCCGGGCAGGCGCAGGGGAAGGTTTGATTCCCTCCCCTCGGTGCGGGGGTGCCGTGGCTCTGGCAGTGGGTCTGGGCACCGACCCTCTGCGGGGGGACAGCATCAGCATCCCGGGATGGGGCCGGGTGTCCCTGGTGTCTCCCGCGCGGGTGGTGGGGACGCGGGGCCCCGGCAGCTCCCAGTTCCCGGCACGGGACCGGTTCCCGCTGGAGCCGGGGCCTGCTGACCGGCCCGGGGGCTCTGCATTGCCGCGTCCCCCTGGGAGACCGGGAGCGGGTGGGGCTGGAGTGTCCGGGAGAGCCGCTGACCCTCCCGGCCCTGGGTTCGGTTCTCCCGGCACGGGCACCGGCTGGGTTCCCTCTGCCCGAGCAGGACAGACCCTCCAGCCCGGCGCCGGCTTTGCCACAGGCAGGACGCGCTGGAACTGGTGagtgtgggagcagctgctgggcaaaCTGGTTTGCACTGAGGtccagccctctgctcctgcccggGCTCATCCTCACAGgcctgggagctcctggagctggcagcagcaggggctcgGGGGTGGCTCCGGGGCTGTGTAAAGCCCTGCCGTGACTGGAAACCTTCTTTT contains:
- the LOC128786817 gene encoding collagen alpha-1(II) chain-like, with product MSLRARGPLPAGAALPRRGRQTATLRRCGARLPYPRRPPELSVPGRPPGSRQQAGEGRDRVRESGQNWWKIGENRGRTGRTGAVGCRRRRAAWSCAADPARAGAGEGLIPSPRCGGAVALAVGLGTDPLRGDSISIPGWGRVSLVSPARVVGTRGPGSSQFPARDRFPLEPGPADRPGGSALPRPPGRPGAGGAGVSGRAADPPGPGFGSPGTGTGWVPSARAGQTLQPGAGFATGRTRWNCPKRAMVRAEATPGICTASRSPSCRVQDGEVDSRFHAAAGSPGVS